One window from the genome of Saimiri boliviensis isolate mSaiBol1 chromosome 2, mSaiBol1.pri, whole genome shotgun sequence encodes:
- the LOC101045641 gene encoding transmembrane protein 126A-like, with amino-acid sequence MAVILFFTTQVTYRGFVTIPLTTGDLNCETCTATRSGLVGLLVGGLYPVFLALPINGSLAARYETALLPNKENILSYWLRVSKPVFRKMLFPILLQTVFSAYLGSKQYKLLIKALYLPEPGQEIH; translated from the coding sequence ATGGCAGTGATCCTTTTCTTTACAACACAAGTAACTTACAGAGGTTTTGTAACTATTCCTTTGACAACAGGTGATTTGAATTGCGAAACCTGTACCGCAACACGTAGTGGACTGGTTGGTCTTCTTGTCGGTGGTCTATACCCTGTTTTCTTAGCTTTACCTATAAATGGTAGCCTAGCAGCCAGGTATGAAACAGCTCTGTTACCAAACAAAGAGAACATCTTAAGTTACTGGCTTAGAGTTTCTAAGCCTGTCTTTAGAAAGATGTTATTTCCTATTCTGCTGCAGACTGTGTTTTCAGCATACCTTGGGTCTAAACAATATAAACTACTTATAAAGGCCCTTTACTTACCTGAACCTGGCCAAGAAATTCACTGA